From a region of the Maridesulfovibrio ferrireducens genome:
- a CDS encoding MogA/MoaB family molybdenum cofactor biosynthesis protein: MVKCDFSSAGNVSVGSRIYLGSGDNFPQGCPFIKVSNEARKLRAGMKLVSEGCDLLRIISVSWADQVPGAKTWVAEVLDVLPDTGNLNLKIEKIGYSVAYVTLSDKGAAGQREDKGGPLIAEIISDSLPVSAVHGFLIPDEYGDLKSLLMHLAYTSRFDLIITTGGTGVGPRDISPEATLAVIEKRLPGFERAITATGLTKTPHSMISRGVAGTLGDSIIINVPGSPKAVKESLEAVIPALKHAIDKLQGDISDCANIA; the protein is encoded by the coding sequence ATGGTAAAATGTGACTTTTCTTCTGCCGGGAATGTGAGTGTCGGCAGCCGTATTTATTTAGGCAGCGGTGATAATTTTCCACAGGGATGTCCCTTTATAAAAGTTTCAAATGAAGCTCGAAAATTGCGGGCAGGGATGAAACTGGTCAGCGAAGGGTGCGATTTGCTCAGGATTATTTCCGTTTCATGGGCGGACCAAGTACCGGGAGCCAAGACATGGGTTGCCGAAGTTCTTGACGTTCTTCCTGATACAGGAAATCTAAATTTAAAAATTGAGAAGATAGGTTATTCTGTTGCCTATGTGACTCTTAGCGACAAAGGGGCTGCGGGACAAAGAGAAGATAAGGGCGGACCGCTGATCGCAGAAATTATCAGTGATTCTTTGCCGGTATCTGCTGTGCACGGATTTCTTATTCCGGATGAGTATGGAGATTTAAAATCACTTCTTATGCATCTGGCGTACACAAGCAGGTTTGATCTTATCATCACTACGGGGGGGACAGGTGTCGGACCTCGGGATATTTCTCCTGAAGCAACTCTTGCAGTCATTGAAAAGAGATTGCCCGGTTTCGAGAGAGCCATAACTGCAACCGGTCTTACTAAAACACCGCACTCCATGATTTCCAGAGGGGTTGCAGGTACGCTTGGGGACTCCATTATAATAAATGTGCCGGGTAGCCCTAAGGCTGTTAAAGAGAGCTTGGAGGCCGTTATCCCAGCCCTTAAACACGCAATTGATAAGTTGCAGGGTGATATCTCTGATTGCGCAAATATTGCGTAG
- a CDS encoding DUF1614 domain-containing protein codes for MRGPLFSLPTVMFLGALFFILIFFLFIFVQVGLITVAFSKLGLTPGQGFTLLIATLLGSGVNIPVFRSERLVPDVFVRKFRILNPQAPVEEPLQGKSLVHQTVAVNLGGCVIPVLLSLTLLARFGFNLPILLCIIIVSAATYALARPVPGVGIGIPVLIPPIITALAALIFVPGDVAPVAAYVAGSLGTLIGADLLHLATPATRKVLDAPVVSIGGAGTFDGIFITGILAVLLA; via the coding sequence ATGCGCGGTCCTTTATTTTCTCTACCTACAGTGATGTTTTTAGGCGCTCTTTTTTTTATTCTCATATTCTTTTTGTTTATATTTGTACAGGTTGGCCTTATAACAGTCGCCTTTTCAAAATTAGGACTTACACCGGGGCAAGGGTTTACTCTTTTGATTGCCACCTTGCTTGGCAGTGGAGTGAATATCCCTGTTTTTCGATCTGAAAGATTGGTCCCTGATGTATTTGTCAGAAAATTTAGAATATTGAATCCGCAAGCTCCTGTTGAGGAGCCTCTACAAGGGAAGTCGCTGGTTCACCAAACCGTGGCAGTCAATCTTGGCGGATGTGTAATACCGGTACTGTTGTCACTTACGTTGCTGGCCCGTTTCGGGTTTAATCTTCCTATTCTTCTCTGTATTATAATCGTAAGTGCGGCTACTTATGCTTTAGCGCGCCCTGTTCCGGGAGTAGGGATTGGTATTCCGGTTCTCATTCCCCCTATAATAACGGCTCTGGCAGCTCTTATTTTTGTTCCGGGAGATGTTGCTCCTGTTGCAGCCTACGTTGCCGGTAGTCTGGGAACTTTGATCGGAGCGGATCTGCTTCATTTAGCAACTCCTGCAACTAGAAAAGTTCTTGATGCTCCTGTTGTCTCAATTGGCGGAGCTGGAACTTTTGACGGAATTTTTATTACCGGTATTTTAGCGGTCTTGCTGGCCTGA
- the rfbA gene encoding glucose-1-phosphate thymidylyltransferase RfbA, protein MKGIILAGGSGTRLYPLTRVVSKQLLPVYDKPMIYYPLSIHMMSGIRDILIISTPEDLHRFEDLLGNGSRLGINISYKVQPKPEGLAQAFIIGEEFIGKDSVSLILGDNIFYGHDLPHILQKASKLKKGGTIFAYAVKDPRRYGVVEFDKKQSVISIEEKPENPKSKFAVTGLYFYDNSVIEIAKKIAPSHRGELEITDINKEYLKQDLLNVELLGRGYAWLDMGTHASLLRAAAYVEAIQERQGFLLACLEEIAFGMGYIGAEELKALAADMLKNDYGKYLMDVYNEAKEKGIA, encoded by the coding sequence ATGAAAGGTATTATCCTAGCGGGCGGCTCAGGTACACGGCTTTATCCTTTGACCCGCGTAGTAAGCAAACAGCTCCTGCCTGTTTATGACAAACCCATGATCTACTACCCGCTGTCTATACATATGATGTCGGGAATACGAGACATTCTTATAATTTCCACCCCAGAAGATCTACATAGATTTGAAGATCTACTCGGCAACGGGTCTAGACTTGGTATCAACATATCTTACAAAGTCCAACCAAAACCGGAAGGTCTTGCTCAAGCATTCATAATCGGTGAAGAATTTATAGGGAAAGACAGCGTAAGCCTGATACTTGGAGACAATATCTTCTACGGGCACGACCTCCCGCATATACTGCAAAAAGCGTCGAAATTAAAAAAAGGCGGAACTATCTTTGCTTATGCGGTAAAAGATCCGAGACGCTACGGTGTCGTCGAATTTGATAAGAAGCAATCTGTAATCAGTATTGAAGAAAAACCGGAAAACCCTAAATCAAAATTTGCGGTTACCGGACTTTATTTCTATGACAACTCCGTCATTGAAATTGCTAAAAAGATAGCCCCCTCACATCGCGGAGAACTTGAAATAACAGATATTAATAAAGAATATTTGAAACAAGATCTGCTTAATGTTGAACTGCTTGGACGCGGTTACGCATGGCTGGACATGGGAACGCACGCGTCTCTGCTTAGAGCCGCAGCATACGTTGAAGCAATTCAGGAAAGACAAGGATTTCTTTTAGCCTGCCTAGAAGAAATCGCTTTCGGAATGGGATACATTGGAGCCGAAGAACTTAAAGCTCTGGCCGCAGATATGCTGAAAAATGATTACGGAAAATACCTTATGGATGTATATAATGAAGCTAAGGAGAAAGGCATTGCGTAA
- a CDS encoding PilZ domain-containing protein: MASEDNESGIVDRLKDKLNRMLGRKESEPFDISFKGKTDSPSARAAFRIHVNNMQIVCRDPRVKCRINDISANGIGFTSSKEFPVGEIIESVLLWSGKPILKDLKLKVVRRKEKLVGCEFHELDKNQDKVVSKIVVAAQKRAIKCTKLGKKTDDETENEIIKVAKNQAKRGSKKTPTKKIEL; the protein is encoded by the coding sequence ATGGCAAGCGAAGACAATGAATCCGGAATCGTGGACCGACTAAAGGACAAACTTAACAGAATGCTCGGAAGAAAAGAATCCGAACCATTCGACATTTCCTTTAAAGGTAAAACAGATTCGCCAAGTGCGCGTGCGGCTTTCAGAATACATGTAAATAACATGCAAATAGTCTGTCGCGATCCGAGAGTTAAATGCCGCATCAATGATATCAGTGCAAACGGCATCGGATTTACCAGCTCAAAAGAATTTCCAGTCGGAGAAATAATCGAATCAGTTTTGCTGTGGTCTGGAAAACCTATTCTTAAAGATTTAAAATTAAAAGTTGTCAGACGTAAAGAAAAGCTTGTCGGTTGTGAATTTCACGAATTAGACAAAAATCAAGATAAAGTTGTCAGTAAAATTGTTGTTGCAGCTCAAAAAAGAGCCATTAAATGCACAAAATTGGGCAAAAAAACTGATGATGAAACAGAAAATGAAATCATAAAAGTTGCCAAAAATCAGGCAAAACGCGGATCAAAAAAGACACCTACCAAAAAAATTGAACTTTAA
- a CDS encoding D-2-hydroxyacid dehydrogenase, translating into MRMVILDGYTVNPGDNPWSELEKLGELSVYDRTPQSKILERCMDAEIIFTNKNILTEQIINSLPNLKFISVLATGYNTIDISAATKNEIIVSNVPGYSPPSVAQHVFALLLNFSNQVSLHDKAVKNGEWSSQEDFCFWKAPLFELQGKKLGVVGFGDIGSKVAALANAFGMEVIAYAPRPKQKPDYLPFKFSGLEELMRESDVISLHCPLTVENEKFINRSILQSMKKNAILINTARGQLINEEDLAEALKTGTIGGAALDVVDKEPIQPNNPLLDAPNIIITPHIAWATLEARTRLTKSTVKNVESFIKGNPVNVVNNF; encoded by the coding sequence ATGCGCATGGTTATTCTTGATGGATATACGGTCAATCCCGGAGATAATCCTTGGTCTGAGCTGGAAAAACTTGGTGAACTATCCGTATATGATCGCACACCGCAATCAAAAATCCTCGAGCGGTGCATGGATGCGGAAATAATCTTCACCAACAAAAACATCCTCACTGAACAAATAATCAATTCTCTGCCTAACTTAAAATTCATATCAGTTCTGGCCACCGGATATAATACTATAGACATCTCAGCCGCTACTAAAAATGAAATCATTGTTTCAAATGTTCCGGGCTATTCGCCACCGTCAGTAGCACAACATGTTTTCGCTCTCTTGCTAAACTTTTCCAATCAGGTGAGCCTGCACGACAAAGCGGTTAAAAACGGCGAATGGTCTTCTCAGGAAGATTTTTGCTTCTGGAAAGCCCCCTTGTTCGAACTTCAGGGGAAAAAGCTGGGAGTAGTAGGATTCGGTGATATAGGAAGTAAAGTAGCGGCTCTCGCGAATGCATTCGGCATGGAAGTGATTGCCTATGCTCCGCGCCCTAAACAAAAGCCAGACTATTTACCGTTTAAATTTTCAGGGCTTGAAGAACTCATGCGTGAGTCCGATGTAATATCACTTCATTGTCCACTTACAGTTGAAAATGAAAAATTCATCAATCGTTCAATCCTGCAATCAATGAAAAAAAATGCGATTCTCATCAATACAGCTCGTGGACAGCTTATAAATGAGGAAGATCTTGCCGAAGCCTTGAAGACTGGAACCATAGGCGGCGCGGCTCTTGATGTTGTGGATAAAGAACCAATACAGCCGAACAATCCATTGCTTGACGCACCGAACATCATCATAACACCCCACATTGCGTGGGCTACGCTCGAAGCGCGCACCAGACTGACAAAAAGCACAGTCAAAAACGTGGAATCCTTTATTAAAGGAAACCCCGTTAACGTAGTAAACAATTTTTAA
- a CDS encoding response regulator, producing MLSADQNNITAYDSKSVSGKVLKILLAEDCENNVLLVQLYLKKFPYSIDVAENGEMAFEMYKKNRYDLVLMDIEMPFTDGYQATTSIRHYENDNGLASTPIIAVTAHALCENRDKAYDVGCDYFMTKPVRKADLISAIQKFTEDQ from the coding sequence ATGCTTTCTGCAGATCAAAATAATATCACAGCTTACGACAGTAAAAGTGTATCAGGCAAAGTTTTAAAAATTTTGTTAGCGGAAGACTGTGAAAACAATGTATTGTTAGTCCAATTATATCTTAAGAAATTTCCATATTCGATTGATGTTGCGGAGAATGGTGAAATGGCTTTTGAGATGTATAAAAAGAATCGTTACGACTTGGTTCTTATGGATATCGAAATGCCTTTTACCGACGGATATCAAGCAACTACCAGCATTCGTCATTATGAAAATGATAATGGCCTTGCAAGCACTCCGATTATTGCCGTTACAGCACATGCTTTGTGCGAAAACCGGGATAAGGCATATGATGTCGGATGTGATTATTTTATGACCAAACCCGTTAGAAAAGCTGATTTAATCAGCGCTATTCAAAAATTCACAGAAGATCAGTAG
- a CDS encoding recombination-associated protein RdgC gives MPILSASVGLTRYRIVEEVEDDLIRSIPNLLVKYAFKDIDHTAEERSFGWVNMDDMLDDKWSISPPEKGQYYTFSLRLDTRRIQPAVLKKHLQIALNHELEEAKKEGKNFISRDRKRELKEQVTLKIRARSLPIPAIFDAVWNVPDNRLYFACSNSKVLDMFEEYFTDTFELTLEPLTPFFLAMDMLGEDAAQKLESLDPTYFVG, from the coding sequence TTGCCAATACTTTCCGCCAGTGTCGGACTTACCCGCTATAGAATTGTAGAAGAAGTTGAGGATGATCTGATCAGATCTATTCCGAATCTTTTAGTAAAATACGCTTTTAAAGATATTGACCACACCGCTGAAGAAAGATCTTTCGGCTGGGTGAATATGGATGATATGCTTGATGATAAATGGAGCATTTCTCCTCCTGAAAAAGGACAATATTATACTTTTTCACTTCGGCTCGACACGCGCAGAATTCAACCTGCCGTACTGAAAAAACACTTACAGATAGCCCTTAATCACGAGCTTGAAGAAGCAAAAAAAGAAGGCAAAAATTTCATATCACGTGATAGAAAACGTGAATTAAAAGAGCAGGTAACATTAAAAATACGCGCTCGCAGTCTTCCTATTCCGGCCATTTTCGACGCAGTATGGAACGTGCCTGATAACAGATTGTATTTTGCCTGTTCAAACTCAAAAGTCTTGGACATGTTTGAAGAATACTTCACTGACACCTTCGAACTGACTCTCGAACCGCTGACTCCTTTCTTTCTGGCAATGGATATGCTCGGAGAAGACGCAGCGCAGAAACTTGAATCACTGGACCCAACATACTTCGTAGGCTAG
- a CDS encoding arylesterase: MARITLAAFGDSLTEGYGLPAYSSFPAQLERKLLEEGCNLEISNYGISGDTSADGLSRLVDVIESKPDAAYIEFGANDCFQLADPEQVKINIVAMVEAFQEARIPVILLGFKPMNFTPQSYALAFNSIFSDIAQKYNIPLYANLMKGIGENPEYYQTDGIHPNNEGVAIMTENIFPLFKSFYEELIA, encoded by the coding sequence ATGGCCCGGATAACATTAGCCGCATTCGGTGACAGCCTGACTGAAGGGTATGGTCTCCCCGCATACAGTTCTTTTCCAGCACAACTGGAAAGAAAACTGCTTGAGGAAGGCTGCAATTTGGAAATTTCTAACTACGGAATTTCCGGCGACACCTCCGCCGACGGCCTGTCACGACTTGTGGATGTTATTGAAAGCAAACCGGATGCTGCCTACATTGAATTCGGAGCAAACGACTGCTTTCAACTTGCCGATCCAGAACAGGTTAAGATTAATATTGTTGCAATGGTTGAAGCCTTTCAGGAAGCACGTATCCCTGTGATCCTGCTAGGCTTCAAGCCCATGAATTTCACCCCTCAATCATATGCTTTAGCTTTCAACTCAATCTTTTCAGATATCGCACAAAAATATAACATTCCTCTTTACGCAAACCTCATGAAAGGAATAGGCGAAAACCCGGAATATTATCAGACTGACGGCATCCACCCTAACAATGAAGGGGTTGCCATAATGACTGAAAACATTTTCCCCCTATTCAAATCCTTCTATGAAGAACTGATTGCTTAA
- a CDS encoding patatin-like phospholipase family protein: MEENTNPEPQEKPAKAIERPSIALIIGSEGIKSFCALPFIEYLQKENIKVDLVIGVSGGALLAAFLGAGYNLTQIQDIFSKAVDPRFFREINHKSVMDIADIGQGKFSAESGILKTDSLRKTYETLFKNMDISDLKPKTLITTTDLTTGLPVILEKGNLAQAIYASSAVYPLMPPANIDGKKLIDGAFSSPMPIMECVKRHIDIIIAIYFDDACNPEPENFIESYFNSSRIFRRSILTSQLPLSIDMHHHEIIPIYIRHPRPIEMWEIKKITEIVHAGKVALTAKKGNFKEAVFEFKKKVELKKEELQRKKEDKNKTSGTLGSPAPKNEPKNQETVKRKIKIVKSNKERTGA, translated from the coding sequence ATGGAAGAAAACACAAATCCAGAACCTCAGGAAAAACCTGCAAAAGCAATTGAGAGACCTTCAATTGCTCTGATTATTGGTTCCGAGGGCATTAAATCTTTCTGTGCATTGCCGTTTATCGAGTACTTGCAAAAAGAAAATATTAAAGTTGATCTCGTAATTGGAGTAAGCGGCGGAGCTCTTCTGGCTGCCTTTCTAGGGGCAGGATATAATCTTACACAAATTCAAGACATTTTCTCTAAAGCAGTAGATCCACGCTTTTTCAGAGAAATTAACCATAAATCCGTCATGGATATAGCTGATATCGGTCAGGGTAAATTTTCAGCAGAATCAGGCATTCTAAAAACAGATTCCCTTCGCAAGACATATGAAACTCTGTTTAAGAATATGGACATTTCTGACCTCAAACCTAAAACCCTGATCACCACCACAGACCTTACCACCGGACTGCCTGTAATCCTTGAAAAAGGAAACCTTGCGCAGGCTATCTATGCAAGCAGCGCTGTGTATCCATTGATGCCCCCTGCAAATATTGACGGCAAAAAATTAATTGACGGAGCATTCTCATCTCCCATGCCGATAATGGAATGTGTGAAACGACACATTGATATCATCATTGCCATATACTTTGATGACGCGTGCAATCCGGAACCTGAAAATTTTATTGAAAGCTACTTTAATTCATCAAGAATTTTCAGAAGATCTATTCTCACCAGCCAATTACCGCTTTCCATCGACATGCACCATCATGAAATAATACCGATTTATATAAGGCACCCTCGCCCAATTGAAATGTGGGAAATCAAGAAGATTACTGAGATTGTCCATGCCGGAAAAGTTGCGCTTACAGCTAAAAAGGGGAATTTTAAAGAGGCTGTTTTTGAGTTTAAAAAGAAAGTTGAACTCAAAAAAGAAGAACTGCAAAGAAAGAAAGAAGATAAAAATAAAACATCAGGAACACTAGGATCTCCAGCTCCTAAAAACGAACCAAAGAATCAAGAAACAGTAAAACGTAAAATCAAGATAGTTAAAAGCAATAAAGAAAGAACAGGAGCGTGA
- a CDS encoding ABC transporter substrate-binding protein encodes MRILLLTIALLFSFYSTVSAQELILGTIFETKGENALTAQETMNGAILAVKKFNDSNQNFKIKLECESSTNEPLEIIRAVHKLTATKGITAATGIISENAALSAAPVFQAAQLPFLCTGAQLSGLTTPETPETFTLAVSDSKIGTDLAKYTFATLEAENIFLIRSDMNDSTAKQAESFSANFKTKGGTILSEMRITEPDPDLSYIMKAIEALAPLPQSDSKKTEDAMGVSNYIDEGAAIITQKRTPPPEIQEIEAVVIFASAKVSAKLLSLMKEKEMAYNIVGGTSFDMVAMKKPIASWSGNIIFASQASLTRENNLVKLFVKAYTELFGEQPQTGYAALGFDSILLLAHAAGTTGNPSVNIRTNLPAVNKFKGVSGEISFKNGSVEKPLYIIQSDAGQISLAAEMQ; translated from the coding sequence ATGAGAATTCTACTATTGACGATTGCCCTTCTATTTTCATTTTATTCAACTGTTTCAGCACAAGAATTAATATTAGGTACGATTTTCGAAACAAAAGGGGAAAATGCCCTTACCGCGCAGGAGACTATGAACGGAGCTATACTTGCCGTTAAAAAATTCAATGATTCAAACCAAAATTTTAAAATTAAACTTGAGTGCGAATCAAGCACAAACGAACCTCTGGAAATAATTCGAGCCGTCCATAAATTGACTGCAACAAAAGGAATTACGGCCGCAACGGGCATTATTTCAGAAAACGCAGCACTCTCGGCAGCGCCAGTTTTTCAGGCGGCACAACTTCCTTTCCTGTGCACAGGGGCGCAGCTCAGCGGCCTGACCACTCCCGAAACACCTGAAACTTTCACATTGGCTGTGTCAGACAGTAAAATCGGCACAGACTTAGCAAAATACACTTTTGCAACACTTGAAGCTGAAAATATTTTTCTAATCCGATCAGATATGAATGACTCGACAGCAAAACAGGCTGAAAGCTTCTCCGCTAATTTCAAAACAAAAGGCGGAACTATCCTTTCAGAAATGCGCATAACAGAACCGGACCCTGATTTATCATACATCATGAAGGCCATTGAAGCACTAGCACCCCTACCGCAGTCAGACAGCAAAAAGACGGAGGATGCTATGGGGGTCAGCAATTATATAGATGAAGGCGCGGCAATTATTACCCAAAAACGCACGCCTCCTCCTGAAATTCAGGAAATTGAAGCTGTCGTAATTTTCGCTTCGGCAAAAGTCAGCGCTAAATTGCTAAGTCTCATGAAAGAAAAAGAAATGGCTTACAACATTGTCGGCGGAACAAGCTTTGACATGGTAGCCATGAAAAAGCCCATTGCCTCATGGTCTGGAAATATTATTTTTGCATCACAGGCAAGCCTCACCCGTGAAAACAATCTCGTTAAACTATTTGTAAAAGCTTATACGGAGTTATTCGGTGAACAACCGCAAACAGGTTATGCTGCTCTCGGTTTTGACTCTATTCTTCTGCTCGCGCATGCAGCCGGAACAACAGGAAATCCTTCCGTAAACATAAGGACCAACCTTCCAGCTGTTAATAAATTCAAAGGCGTTTCAGGTGAGATATCTTTTAAAAACGGAAGTGTAGAAAAACCACTCTACATTATTCAATCTGACGCAGGGCAAATTTCTTTAGCGGCCGAAATGCAATAA
- a CDS encoding TVP38/TMEM64 family protein — MVKRDWLKSRIFWHGVIVVLVVGVLSLGAEKYGEGHLSSLVNWVEASGNFAPVIFVLINVFGLAFVVPQTLFTVVAGVLFGTVKGALLSLAGMGAGSALAFLLGRFVFRKTILQKFGSNTYFIDLEKLSKSHPLKVLALSRIVPVVPYSMANYLWSVTGVRFIPFLVMSVFCLIPETVFLTAGGHLLKAGVTKGTVNLELVAVLIGAGAVIFFLAKAVQKSLKES; from the coding sequence ATGGTTAAACGTGATTGGTTAAAAAGTAGAATTTTTTGGCATGGAGTTATAGTCGTACTGGTGGTGGGAGTTTTGTCTCTTGGAGCTGAAAAATATGGAGAAGGGCACCTTAGTTCTCTTGTTAATTGGGTCGAAGCCAGTGGTAATTTTGCTCCGGTAATTTTTGTTTTGATAAATGTGTTCGGACTGGCGTTTGTTGTTCCGCAGACTTTGTTCACCGTTGTTGCTGGGGTGCTTTTCGGAACGGTTAAAGGAGCGCTCTTGAGTCTTGCTGGAATGGGGGCCGGTTCTGCATTGGCGTTTCTGCTTGGGCGTTTTGTTTTCAGGAAAACTATTTTACAGAAATTCGGTTCAAATACATATTTTATAGATCTGGAAAAGCTCAGTAAGAGTCACCCTCTGAAAGTATTGGCCTTAAGCCGGATTGTGCCTGTAGTGCCTTATTCAATGGCCAATTATCTTTGGTCTGTAACAGGCGTGAGGTTTATTCCGTTTTTGGTTATGAGCGTATTTTGTCTTATACCTGAAACGGTATTTTTAACTGCGGGCGGCCATCTGCTTAAGGCAGGGGTAACGAAAGGAACCGTCAACTTAGAATTGGTTGCTGTTTTAATCGGTGCCGGAGCAGTTATTTTCTTTCTTGCAAAGGCTGTTCAGAAAAGTCTGAAAGAATCTTGA